Proteins from a single region of Dyadobacter fanqingshengii:
- a CDS encoding fumarylacetoacetate hydrolase family protein, producing the protein MKIICVGRNYTEHIAELNNEKPDAPVIFLKPETAQVRAGEPFFYPDFSKDVHYEVELVVKINRVGKNIEERFAHKYYEEIGVGIDFTARDLQSELKAKGLPWELAKAFNGSAPVSEFVPVSDFEDIQNINFSLDVNGETRQNGNSSMMLYRINYLISFVSKYFMVKKGDLIFTGTPKGVGPVQIGDKLTASIEGKKMLELFVR; encoded by the coding sequence CATTGCTGAATTAAATAACGAAAAACCGGACGCTCCCGTAATTTTTTTAAAGCCGGAGACAGCGCAGGTCAGGGCAGGGGAGCCATTCTTTTATCCTGATTTTTCGAAGGACGTGCATTACGAAGTAGAACTTGTGGTGAAGATCAATCGTGTAGGAAAGAACATTGAAGAGCGCTTTGCGCACAAATATTACGAAGAGATCGGTGTGGGCATTGACTTCACGGCGAGAGATTTACAATCCGAATTGAAAGCAAAGGGCTTGCCCTGGGAATTGGCGAAAGCATTCAACGGATCTGCTCCGGTTTCTGAATTCGTCCCTGTTTCAGATTTTGAAGACATTCAGAACATTAATTTTAGTCTGGATGTAAATGGTGAAACGCGCCAGAACGGCAATTCTTCCATGATGCTTTACCGCATTAATTACCTCATCTCTTTTGTTTCAAAATATTTTATGGTCAAAAAAGGTGACCTGATTTTTACAGGAACGCCAAAGGGCGTGGGGCCCGTGCAGATCGGGGATAAGCTTACGGCGTCCATCGAGGGCAAGAAGATGCTCGAACTGTTCGTTAGGTAA